The Lewinellaceae bacterium genome has a segment encoding these proteins:
- a CDS encoding alanine:cation symporter family protein has translation MKKILLLFAGALLPLLSFAQETAEKGIDEKINEAFEPISNFFSSLIFFQVFGVPFVLALLVFSALFFTIYFGFVNVTKFPLAVSIVRGKYDEMDEAGLEETDLPIDGDIKDTIKDESKHGEVSHFQALATAVSGTVGNGNIAGVALAIALGGPGATFWMIICGLLGMSTKFVECTLGVQYRDIGPDGTVYGGPMYYITKGLKAKGFATFGKIAAVLFAVFAIGGSFGGGNAAQSNQATIVLKDLLGMQSTSAGTIIGFVLAFFVGIIIIGGIKRIASVTEKIVPFMAIFYLLACLYIIFSNFGLLDDAITLIIKEAFNVKAAAGGIFGVILIGFKRAAFSNEAGAGSASIAHSAVKTKYSASEGLVALLEPFIDTVVICTMTALVIIIFNFSGAFEYGGDGSGAVMIDGVSFEGAGITSQAFARYIPYSNVFLTVAVVLFAVSTMISWSYYGLQSWKFLFGRGKTADLVYKLLFLTFIVIGAAANMKSIWDFSDAMIFAMIFPNMIGLFFLFPVVKKQLNRYLEAIRASKATS, from the coding sequence ATGAAGAAAATCTTACTGTTATTCGCAGGTGCACTCCTGCCATTGTTGAGTTTTGCTCAGGAAACCGCCGAAAAAGGGATTGATGAGAAAATTAATGAAGCCTTTGAGCCCATTTCCAATTTTTTCTCCAGCCTAATATTTTTCCAGGTATTTGGCGTGCCTTTTGTTTTAGCTTTACTGGTATTCAGTGCCTTGTTTTTTACGATTTATTTCGGGTTTGTCAACGTAACAAAATTTCCCCTTGCGGTAAGTATTGTCCGGGGTAAATACGACGAAATGGACGAAGCCGGCCTGGAAGAAACAGACCTGCCCATTGACGGAGATATTAAGGATACCATAAAAGATGAAAGCAAACATGGCGAGGTGAGTCATTTTCAGGCGCTGGCTACCGCTGTTTCAGGCACTGTGGGTAATGGGAATATTGCCGGAGTTGCCCTCGCTATAGCATTGGGAGGTCCCGGAGCCACTTTCTGGATGATCATTTGCGGCTTATTGGGCATGTCCACCAAATTTGTCGAATGTACGCTAGGCGTTCAATACAGAGATATCGGGCCAGACGGAACCGTTTACGGAGGTCCTATGTACTATATTACCAAAGGCTTGAAGGCAAAAGGGTTTGCCACCTTTGGAAAGATTGCAGCCGTCCTTTTCGCCGTATTCGCCATTGGAGGTTCTTTTGGCGGGGGGAATGCCGCCCAATCCAACCAGGCCACTATCGTTTTAAAGGATCTGCTGGGGATGCAAAGCACGAGTGCAGGGACGATCATTGGATTCGTTTTGGCTTTTTTCGTGGGCATCATCATCATTGGTGGAATAAAGCGTATTGCTTCCGTAACGGAAAAGATCGTTCCATTTATGGCCATCTTCTACCTGCTTGCCTGTCTTTACATCATTTTCAGTAATTTTGGATTACTCGATGATGCTATCACGTTAATCATTAAAGAGGCCTTTAATGTTAAAGCAGCAGCAGGAGGTATTTTTGGAGTAATCCTGATCGGATTTAAAAGGGCGGCCTTCTCAAATGAAGCTGGCGCCGGTTCTGCCTCCATCGCCCACTCTGCAGTAAAAACCAAATATTCCGCTTCTGAAGGCCTTGTGGCCCTCCTGGAGCCTTTTATCGACACCGTGGTAATCTGTACCATGACTGCCCTGGTGATCATCATTTTCAATTTCTCAGGAGCCTTTGAATATGGCGGCGATGGATCTGGAGCAGTTATGATCGATGGGGTTTCCTTTGAAGGCGCCGGCATTACCTCTCAGGCTTTTGCCCGATATATTCCTTATTCCAACGTATTCCTGACGGTTGCCGTGGTACTTTTTGCGGTATCTACGATGATTTCCTGGTCTTATTATGGATTGCAGTCCTGGAAATTTTTATTTGGAAGAGGCAAAACAGCCGATTTGGTTTACAAACTGTTGTTCCTGACATTCATCGTCATCGGCGCTGCCGCTAATATGAAATCCATTTGGGATTTTTCAGATGCAATGATCTTTGCCATGATCTTCCCTAATATGATTGGATTGTTCTTCCTGTTCCCAGTGGTCAAGAAGCAATTAAACCGATACCTGGAAGCTATTCGGGCGAGTAAAGCCACTTCATAA
- a CDS encoding aminopeptidase P N-terminal domain-containing protein, with the protein MRYEKIDKNLFVENRKNFVKRMSDHAIAILSSNDVMPTNADGDLEFVQNNDLFYLSGIDQEETVLLIYPDAYNEAYREVLFIKKTDALMRQWDGDKLSPEEATEISGIQNVLWLDDFEKYLQLFAFEADTFYLGHNEHIKRMTKDMTTREDRMIQWIRQKYPLHKLDRVAKITRHLRPVKSKYEIDLIKKAAEISALAYDRVRKAIKPGIKEYELEAELVYALTKSGGNRHAFKPIVASGKNACALHYNNNDDICKDGALLLLDFGVNYANYNSDITRCLPVNGKFTARQEAVYRSVKHCLLEGSKLLRAGTVHKEYESKMAKLVEEQLVELKLLDATEVSNQDPAKPLYKKYFMHGTAHFLGLDVHDVGLYSRPMEAGMVFTCEPGIYIPEEGIGCRLENDYLITPGEPENLTEAIPLEF; encoded by the coding sequence ATGCGTTACGAAAAAATTGATAAAAATCTGTTTGTCGAGAACAGGAAAAATTTTGTTAAGCGGATGAGCGATCACGCCATTGCCATCCTCTCCTCCAATGATGTCATGCCCACAAATGCAGATGGAGACCTTGAATTTGTTCAGAATAATGATCTTTTTTATCTGAGCGGCATTGACCAGGAAGAAACAGTTCTCCTGATCTATCCGGATGCATATAATGAAGCCTACCGGGAAGTCCTTTTTATCAAAAAAACCGATGCACTCATGCGTCAGTGGGATGGGGATAAATTGTCTCCGGAAGAGGCAACTGAAATTTCCGGCATCCAAAACGTATTGTGGCTGGATGATTTCGAAAAATACCTTCAGTTGTTTGCCTTTGAGGCCGATACTTTTTACCTGGGGCACAATGAACACATCAAACGCATGACCAAAGATATGACTACCCGTGAGGATCGGATGATTCAATGGATCAGGCAAAAATATCCTTTGCATAAACTGGACAGGGTAGCGAAAATTACCCGACATCTTAGACCCGTCAAGTCAAAATATGAGATTGATCTCATAAAAAAGGCTGCGGAAATCAGTGCTTTGGCGTATGATCGGGTGCGCAAAGCGATCAAACCCGGGATTAAAGAATATGAACTGGAAGCGGAACTTGTTTATGCCCTGACCAAAAGCGGAGGGAACCGCCATGCATTTAAACCTATTGTGGCCAGCGGTAAAAACGCTTGTGCCCTGCACTACAATAACAATGATGACATCTGTAAGGACGGAGCGTTGCTTTTACTGGATTTTGGAGTGAACTATGCCAATTATAATTCTGACATTACGAGGTGTCTGCCGGTAAACGGTAAGTTTACGGCCCGGCAGGAGGCTGTGTACCGTTCTGTAAAACACTGTTTGCTGGAAGGCTCAAAATTGTTGAGGGCAGGTACCGTCCATAAAGAGTATGAATCTAAAATGGCCAAACTTGTTGAGGAACAACTGGTGGAACTTAAATTACTGGATGCGACAGAGGTAAGCAACCAGGATCCGGCCAAACCTTTATATAAAAAGTATTTTATGCACGGAACAGCCCATTTTCTCGGGTTAGATGTACATGATGTCGGCCTGTATAGTCGCCCCATGGAAGCAGGCATGGTGTTTACCTGCGAACCGGGCATCTACATCCCGGAAGAAGGTATCGGTTGCAGACTGGAAAATGATTACCTAATCACCCCTGGAGAACCGGAAAACCTGACAGAAGCCATTCCCTTGGAGTTTTAA
- a CDS encoding proline racemase family protein produces MNTYKNILTKTTFKVPEDWLTIKTIDMHTGGEPLRFIVEGFPELKGNNVLEYRRYVKENYDHLRRALMYEPRGHADMYGCILLPPNDHEADFGILFMHNEGYSTMCGHAIIAITTLAVEMGWVEAKGSEVELKIDAPCGRITSFARLSNRAVQSVRFHCVPSFVVGLDRKVYVEPLGQEVIYDLAYGGAFYAYVDANQLGLDLIPENYRLLIKTGMDIKRAVMQNDPNVLHPFEEDLSFLYGTIFIGGPVTAGINSRNVCIFAEGEVDRSPTGSGVSGRMAIHHARGQMPPGASMLIESITGSVFRGSVIETLDFGSFKAVIPQVEGTAHITGMNTFVIDPKDPFKEGFIFH; encoded by the coding sequence ATGAATACCTATAAAAATATCCTGACTAAAACAACCTTTAAAGTTCCCGAAGATTGGTTAACCATCAAAACCATCGACATGCATACGGGTGGTGAACCCCTGCGGTTCATCGTGGAGGGTTTTCCTGAATTAAAAGGCAACAATGTGCTGGAATATCGCCGGTATGTGAAGGAAAATTATGATCATTTGCGCAGAGCCCTAATGTATGAACCCCGCGGGCATGCTGATATGTACGGCTGTATTTTACTCCCCCCCAATGACCACGAGGCCGATTTTGGTATCCTTTTTATGCACAATGAGGGATACAGCACCATGTGCGGGCATGCGATTATCGCCATCACCACCCTGGCCGTGGAAATGGGCTGGGTAGAAGCTAAAGGATCGGAAGTTGAACTGAAGATAGACGCCCCCTGCGGCAGAATCACTTCTTTCGCCCGTTTATCAAACCGTGCCGTTCAATCGGTTCGGTTCCACTGCGTTCCATCTTTTGTCGTCGGGCTGGACAGAAAGGTCTATGTGGAACCCCTTGGGCAGGAAGTTATTTATGACCTTGCTTACGGAGGGGCATTTTATGCCTACGTGGATGCCAATCAACTGGGGCTTGACCTCATTCCGGAAAATTACCGCCTCCTCATAAAAACCGGTATGGACATCAAACGCGCTGTCATGCAAAACGACCCAAACGTTCTTCATCCCTTTGAAGAAGACCTGAGTTTCCTGTATGGCACTATTTTTATTGGAGGCCCGGTAACGGCAGGAATAAACAGCCGGAACGTTTGTATTTTCGCAGAAGGAGAAGTAGATAGAAGCCCCACGGGATCCGGGGTTTCAGGCAGAATGGCCATTCATCATGCCCGGGGCCAAATGCCGCCAGGAGCCAGTATGCTGATCGAAAGCATCACAGGAAGTGTGTTTCGCGGAAGCGTGATCGAAACATTAGATTTTGGAAGTTTTAAGGCTGTCATTCCACAGGTGGAAGGCACGGCTCATATTACGGGCATGAATACTTTTGTCATTGACCCAAAAGATCCTTTTAAGGAAGGATTCATTTTTCATTAG
- a CDS encoding ornithine cyclodeaminase family protein: MQDFAFIDSTFIENHSSFPELVEILRTAFAEHKMIVPMRHHHDFPNPGHSKDSTMLLMPAWEPEKNAGVKIVAISPDNRDKNLPTIQGTYLYFDAPSGSLLAILEAKTLTNKRTAAASALAADFLSRKNASTLLMIGTGSLAPDLVRAHCSTRPIRQIWIYGRNHQKAKAISERLKQEGFNIQAIDSLDHYVPKADIISCATLSETPLFPGKLLQPGQHLDLVGSYKPNMREADDETITRSDIFLDNYSGGLKETGDIVIPIQKGIMSSEDIKADLFELSAGIKPGRQHDDQITLFKSVGHALEDLAAATYYYEKFKKQAK, translated from the coding sequence ATGCAGGACTTTGCTTTCATCGACAGCACATTTATTGAAAATCATTCCTCTTTTCCAGAATTGGTTGAAATTTTAAGAACAGCTTTCGCTGAGCATAAAATGATAGTGCCCATGAGGCATCACCATGATTTCCCAAATCCCGGTCATTCAAAAGATTCGACCATGCTCCTGATGCCTGCCTGGGAACCGGAAAAAAATGCCGGGGTAAAAATTGTAGCTATTAGTCCTGACAACCGGGATAAAAATTTGCCTACCATCCAGGGGACCTATTTATACTTTGATGCCCCCAGCGGTAGCCTTTTGGCCATACTCGAAGCCAAAACACTTACCAACAAACGAACCGCCGCCGCCTCGGCCCTGGCCGCTGATTTTCTCTCCAGGAAAAACGCTTCAACGCTCCTGATGATTGGTACAGGAAGCCTGGCCCCCGACCTCGTGCGCGCTCATTGCAGCACAAGGCCCATTCGACAAATTTGGATATACGGAAGAAACCACCAAAAAGCAAAGGCAATAAGTGAGCGGTTGAAACAGGAAGGTTTTAATATCCAGGCGATAGATTCCCTGGATCATTACGTTCCGAAAGCAGACATCATTTCCTGCGCCACCCTTTCCGAAACTCCGCTGTTTCCAGGAAAGCTGCTCCAACCCGGCCAGCACCTTGATCTCGTAGGTTCCTATAAACCAAATATGCGCGAAGCGGATGACGAAACAATTACCCGATCAGACATTTTCCTGGACAATTATTCCGGTGGATTGAAGGAAACAGGCGATATAGTCATTCCCATTCAAAAAGGAATTATGAGTTCAGAAGATATAAAAGCGGACTTGTTTGAATTGTCTGCAGGCATTAAACCAGGAAGACAACACGATGACCAGATCACCCTTTTCAAATCAGTTGGCCATGCCCTGGAAGACCTCGCAGCAGCAACGTATTATTATGAAAAATTCAAAAAACAGGCAAAATGA